A genomic segment from Candidatus Omnitrophota bacterium encodes:
- a CDS encoding LL-diaminopimelate aminotransferase, whose translation MFKLSKKLENLPPYLFLEIDKAKRIAKQKGKDIIDLGIGDPDLPTPNHIIDRLYQAACDPLTHRYALDQGLLGLRQSIAKWYKNRFQVNLEPETEILPLIGSKEGIAHFPLAFLDEGDYALIPDPCYPPYKGGTIFAGGKPYLMPLLKENEFLPDLKKIPLNIRKKAKLIYINYPNNPTSAVADEDFYKEAVEFAGKNKIILLSDLAYSELAYDGYRPHSLLETEGSRGVAIEFHSLSKTYNMTGWRIGWACGNAQLISALAKVKSNIDSGIFSALQLAGVAALEGPEQHIQEMCQIYQQRRDALVKGLNTLGWQVTPPKATFYAWLKIPKKTDSLKFSALLLEKADIVVTPGVGFGKYGEGYIRMALTVSKERIQEATQRLRKIL comes from the coding sequence ATGTTTAAACTCTCTAAAAAGTTAGAAAATTTACCGCCTTATTTGTTTCTTGAGATAGATAAGGCTAAAAGGATAGCTAAACAAAAAGGCAAAGATATCATTGACCTGGGTATAGGCGACCCTGACCTGCCGACACCCAACCACATCATTGACAGGTTGTATCAGGCTGCCTGCGACCCCCTGACCCACCGTTATGCCTTAGACCAGGGCCTGTTAGGCCTACGCCAGTCTATCGCCAAATGGTATAAAAACCGTTTTCAGGTCAATCTCGAACCGGAAACCGAAATCCTGCCTTTGATCGGCTCCAAAGAGGGCATTGCCCATTTTCCTTTGGCATTTCTGGATGAGGGCGATTATGCGCTCATTCCTGATCCCTGCTATCCTCCTTATAAAGGAGGGACAATCTTTGCCGGAGGCAAACCTTATCTTATGCCGCTTTTAAAAGAGAATGAATTCTTGCCTGATTTAAAAAAGATACCTTTAAATATACGCAAAAAAGCAAAATTAATTTATATTAATTATCCGAATAATCCCACTTCTGCCGTAGCGGATGAGGATTTTTATAAAGAGGCCGTTGAATTCGCCGGCAAAAATAAAATTATCCTTCTTTCGGATTTGGCCTATTCTGAATTGGCTTATGACGGATACAGGCCGCATAGCCTACTGGAGACCGAGGGTTCAAGGGGCGTGGCTATAGAATTCCACTCTTTATCCAAGACGTATAATATGACGGGTTGGCGTATAGGATGGGCCTGCGGTAACGCACAGTTAATTTCAGCATTGGCCAAAGTTAAATCCAACATTGATTCCGGTATATTTTCTGCGCTTCAGTTAGCAGGTGTGGCTGCCTTAGAAGGCCCCGAACAGCATATCCAAGAGATGTGCCAGATTTATCAACAGAGGCGGGATGCTTTAGTTAAAGGCTTGAATACTCTGGGTTGGCAGGTAACTCCACCCAAAGCCACTTTCTATGCCTGGTTGAAGATACCCAAAAAGACAGATTCCCTGAAGTTTTCTGCGTTATTATTGGAGAAGGCCGATATCGTAGTGACACCCGGCGTAGGTTTCGGTAAA